DNA from Candidatus Bathyarchaeota archaeon:
ACAGTCGAAAAGTCTGGCGGCGGCTACATCGCCATACTAGGCAACTCAGACAGAGGCGTCCTATATGGAACCTTCCACTTCCTTCGCCTAATAATGCTAAGGCAAGAAATTAACAATCTAAACATAGTCGAGCGGCCGAGATGCCCATTGAGACTAATTAATCATTGGGACAATTTGGACGGCAGCATCGAGAGAGGCTATGCTGGCCGATCCATTTTTTACCACGATAACAGGGTAACCGGAAGAATCGGCAGGGTTAGGGACTACGCGAGACTTCTAGCCTCGATAGGAATAAACGGTATCGTATTAAACAATGTGAATGTGAGGGGCGCGGCTGTTAAACTGATCACTGCCGAATATCTGCCCCAACTGGAAAAACTAGCCTCGGTTTTCAGATGTTATGGCATAAGAACCTTTCTAAGCATAAATTTCGCAAGCCCACTGATTTTGGGAGAACTAAAAACCTTCGACCCATTTGACGAGGATGTGAGAAGATGGTGGAAAAACAGGGTAATAGAGATATATAAGTGGATCCCAGACTTCGGAGGGTTCCTTGTCAAGGCTGACTCGGAGTTCACTCCAGGCCCATCCACCTACGGTCGCAGCCAAGCCGACGGCGCAAACATGCTGGCTGAAGCGCTGGAGCCCTTTGGCGGGATAGTCATATGGAGATGTTTCGTCTACAAGCTTCAGGACTGGCGTGACAGGACGGTTGACAGGGCGAAGGCGGCCTACGAGATCTTCGCACCTCTAGATGGGAAATTTAGAGAGAATGTTGTACTCCAGATCAAGTATGGACCTATGGACTTCCAGGTTAGGGAGCCAGTGTCACCTCTATTCGGCAAGTTAATGGCGACAAACCAGATCCTTGAACTTCAAATAACCCAGGAGTATACTGGACAGCAGATACATCTATGCTATTTACCCACCATGTGGAAAGAGGTACTTGAGTTCGACACATACCTGAATGGCAAGGGCTCAACCGTCAAAAGAATAATTGACGGTTCAATATTAGGCATGAGGAACTGCGGTATGGCAGGAGTATCGAACATAGGCGACGACCCAAACTGGACCGGCCATCACCTGGCTCAAGCTAACCTCTACGGGTTTGGTCGGCTTGCTTGGAACCCTGATCTATCTGCAGAAGAAATCGCGAGAGAATGGGTTAGACAGACATTTTCAAATAAGAAGACCGTTGTGGAAACGATAACCGAGATGCTACTCTCATCATGGAGAACATATGAGAACTACACAACGCCCATGGGGCTCGGCTGGATGGTTACACCCGGCACCCATTATGGCCCAAGCCCAGATGGATATGAATATTCTATATGGGGAACATATCATAGGGCAGATCACTTCGGCGTAGGCGTCGACCGAACAGTTAAGTCTGGAACAGGGTTTACAGGTCAGTATAACCCTCCAAACGCTGAAATTTTCGAGTCAATCTGCACCTGTCCTGAGGATCTTCTGCTATTCTTCCACCGCATACCATACACCTATCGATTGAAATCTGGAAAGACATTAATCCAGCACATATACGACACCCATTTTGAGGGTGTTGAGCAGGCGGAGAAACTTAGAGAGAAATGGCTCAGCCTTAAAGGGGAAATCGATGACCAAAGGTTCGAGGAGGTTCTTACACGTCTTGAAAGGCAGGTTAAAGATGCGGCGGAGTGGAGAGACGTTATAAACACATATTTCTATCGAAAGTCCGCAATCCCAGATGAGAAAGGAAGAAGAATATACACTTAAGAAGATCCTTATAGCACTAATCCCTCGAACGGATTCGTACAGCCTTCGATAGGACACGAGAACATTGAGACCGCGAATAGAAAAATAAATTAAACTTCAAATGATTTGCGAGGAGAGGTGATCTTCATGGAAATATGCGGCATCCAAATACCTGAGGGCCCTTTTAAACCTGATTGGGAGTCACTCAAACAATATACCGTTCCAAAATGGTATCTCGATGCAAAATTCGGAATCTTCATTCATTGGGGAGTTTACTCCGTCCCCGCATTCCAGAATGAGTGGTATCCGAGAAACATGTACCTCATCGATCAGCCAGCTTTCAAGCATCACATAAAGACCTATGGACCCCAGAAGGTCTTCGGATACAAAGACTTCATCAATCTTTTCAAGGCTGAACGTTGGGAGCCTAAGGAATGGGCCGAACTTTTCAGCCGGGCAGGCGCGAGGTATGTTGTTCCAGTTGCGGAACACCATGACGGCTTCGCAATGTATGACTCGAGCTATACGGAGTGGAACGCTGCAAGAATGGGTCCGATGAGAGATGTAATAGGGGAACTTGCGTCAGCAGTCAGGAATGAGGGACTTGTTTTCGGAGTCTCTTATCACAGGGCAGAGCATTGGTGGTTCTTTGAGGGCGGAATGCAGTTTGAGTCGGACGTTAAAGATCCAAGATACCATTCGCTCTATGGTCCCGCTCAACCCAAGTCGACGCAGCCGGACAAAGATTTTCTTGAGGACTGGCTTAGGAGAGCATGCGAGTTAGTTGACAAGTACAGACCGCAGATCTTCTGGTTTGACTGGTGGATTGAGCAGCCGGCATTTGAGCCTTACCTAAGAGCCTTCGCAGCATACTACTACAATAAGGCAGCCCAATGGAAACTTGGCGTCGTCATAAACTATAAGCATAACGCCTTCCCGGAGCAAGCTGCAATTCTCGATATCGAAAGGGGAAAACTGGATGACATAAGGGAGATGTTCTGGCAGACCGATACATCCATATGCCGAAGGTCATGGGGCTACATCAGGGACCATAACTACAAATCGGCCGATCAGATCATAGATGACCTCGTCGACGCGGTAAGCAAGAATGGCTCGATGCTTCTAAACATCGCCCCGAAGCCCGACGGCACAATCCCCGAGGAACAGCAGCGCATCCTACTT
Protein-coding regions in this window:
- a CDS encoding alpha-L-fucosidase; protein product: MEICGIQIPEGPFKPDWESLKQYTVPKWYLDAKFGIFIHWGVYSVPAFQNEWYPRNMYLIDQPAFKHHIKTYGPQKVFGYKDFINLFKAERWEPKEWAELFSRAGARYVVPVAEHHDGFAMYDSSYTEWNAARMGPMRDVIGELASAVRNEGLVFGVSYHRAEHWWFFEGGMQFESDVKDPRYHSLYGPAQPKSTQPDKDFLEDWLRRACELVDKYRPQIFWFDWWIEQPAFEPYLRAFAAYYYNKAAQWKLGVVINYKHNAFPEQAAILDIERGKLDDIREMFWQTDTSICRRSWGYIRDHNYKSADQIIDDLVDAVSKNGSMLLNIAPKPDGTIPEEQQRILLEIGKWLEINGEAIYGTRPWRVYGEGPTKTIPGEFKEKEQMPFTGRDIRFTRKDDVLYAIALAWPGEELIVKSLSTDLRLLRGEIESVHLLGSDKPVEWTRDSSGLRVKLPKNKPCEYAVTVKIILKET
- a CDS encoding alpha-glucuronidase; this translates as TVEKSGGGYIAILGNSDRGVLYGTFHFLRLIMLRQEINNLNIVERPRCPLRLINHWDNLDGSIERGYAGRSIFYHDNRVTGRIGRVRDYARLLASIGINGIVLNNVNVRGAAVKLITAEYLPQLEKLASVFRCYGIRTFLSINFASPLILGELKTFDPFDEDVRRWWKNRVIEIYKWIPDFGGFLVKADSEFTPGPSTYGRSQADGANMLAEALEPFGGIVIWRCFVYKLQDWRDRTVDRAKAAYEIFAPLDGKFRENVVLQIKYGPMDFQVREPVSPLFGKLMATNQILELQITQEYTGQQIHLCYLPTMWKEVLEFDTYLNGKGSTVKRIIDGSILGMRNCGMAGVSNIGDDPNWTGHHLAQANLYGFGRLAWNPDLSAEEIAREWVRQTFSNKKTVVETITEMLLSSWRTYENYTTPMGLGWMVTPGTHYGPSPDGYEYSIWGTYHRADHFGVGVDRTVKSGTGFTGQYNPPNAEIFESICTCPEDLLLFFHRIPYTYRLKSGKTLIQHIYDTHFEGVEQAEKLREKWLSLKGEIDDQRFEEVLTRLERQVKDAAEWRDVINTYFYRKSAIPDEKGRRIYT